From the genome of Uranotaenia lowii strain MFRU-FL chromosome 1, ASM2978415v1, whole genome shotgun sequence, one region includes:
- the LOC129738165 gene encoding uncharacterized protein LOC129738165 → MPGEKLNELLRKREYLFASLTRLGHFLVNFDPLNHGGQIQSRLEKLDAMWNEFLALQIEIQILDKNNDLARDSFETSERFENQYFEFRAALLANLPVPPRLVSNADHTLARNNTTLGMHSGVRLPQISIPSFDGDYRNWLTFKATFESLIHEADELSEVQKFHYLKSALKGEAAKLIESLTVTNENYLIAWETISKRYSNEKLLKKRHLQALMEYPRIDKPTASAIHGLVDEFEQRLKILQQLGEKVDDWGAMIVFWMCNKLDVSTLQLWEDHSAPLENPSFKDLVNFLERRTRVLEAVSSNSSDFSSVQQRSNFKRNPVGVHVGAEDAKQQLNCVCCGQSHYMSQCERFIKMSLKEKLDFINTKRLCSSCLKSGHWARNCNSKFRCRTCNQKHHSFIHPGFANVEERSTVNSAMAPCSSHSLENDQTNVENPVEAEEQVGSFSAGVKAGSSCVFLSTVMLTVKDYNGAKHMVRALLDNGSQANIISERLCQILKLKRRAINVPICGVGQAETRARHSVRATIGSRVKDFSIGMDFLVLQRVTTNLPSRTVPVEHWKIPERYNLADPEFNVSHRIDLLVGAENFYDLLYQNELKRVSLGPGLPFLVDTVFGWVVSGKAMVPSETPIACNVAVASDGLERQLERFWIVESNDEKPVWTLEEINTEENFVKHHSRDPSGRYIVRLPKHLNFERMLGRSEVSALERFRKLERRLAHDLELKRQYHEFMKEYLELKHMRKVPEDELATISSGNNKRKVYYLPHHPVVKESSTTTKVRVVFDGSARTDSGYSLNDCLMKGPIIQEDLLSLLLRFRKHEIALVGDVEKMYRQVILHSDDTPLQRIFWRFSETEPIDVYELLTVTYGLTPSSFLATRCLTQLAADVGSRYTRASKALVSDFYVDDCISGATTIDEAILLRDELVAAMKEGGFSLRKICSNRPEVLADLPEDQLGTNLTITFDFSPGEEVKTLGITWDPNADDLRFLHNISSEHITWTRRHILSAIAKLFDPLGLIAPVVVSAKIIMQELALLQTKWDEPVPQTIDQKWKIYYDQIPKLSELRISRFAFTSGYTDVQLHCFSDASERAYGACIYVRSTDAHGAVRVEILSAKSRVAPLKRLTLPRLELCAAKEAANLYSRVVKALSLDSVEAHFWSDSTVVLHWLKAQPNTWNTFVANRVSSIQTRTYGHRWHHIAGKENPADLVSRGLPVGDFLESELWRVGPKWLQEAEDVWPTATEEITIGDEDLEMRKTVCSVTTAPEPHRLFLLSSSFTTSIRIVAFCLRFVHYFKHRNQQESTLLLTAEEFRKAKIALTRLAQSEIYAEEMKQLRKNHQVSSNSPLKLLNPFLDQEGVIRVGGRLRNSLEQYDVKHPAVIPPSHPFTNMAIDYFHQKTIHGSHKLTLSALRQEFWPIHGKRAVKQVLRKCHFCFRVNPKPYQQPMGQLPSTRVRPSRPFHITGVDYCGPFYLKPPHRRASPPKCFIAVFICFSTKALHLELVGDLTTSSFISALRRFVGYHGVPAEIHSDNAKNFVGAKHELRKLYDILHQRQSHEAIANELSQQSIEWRFIPPRAPNFGGLWEAAVRNVKTSLKKSIGLHQLSHEDFHTLLVQITSALNSRPLSPLSDDPSDVDALTPSHFLIGCPMTDLPDKDFRSVPTNRLTHYQQRQQLFQHYWQRWSREYLTELQTSSASCRRSSIRVGSIVVLREDNTPPLCWPLARIIAVHPGQDNVVRVVTIKTATGVYKRSVYRLCPLPSEEVDTNDKILDVNVA, encoded by the coding sequence ATGCCTGGGGAAAAACTGAACGAGCTTTTGCGGAAGAGGGAGTATTTGTTTGCGTCTTTGACGAGGTTGGGGCATTTTCTGGTAAATTTCGATCCATTGAATCATGGCGGGCAAATACAATCTCGATTGGAAAAATTGGATGCTATGTGGAATGAATTTTTGGCCCTTCAAATCGAAATACAAATCCTGGACAAAAATAACGATCTGGCTAGGGACAGTTTTGAAACATCGGAGAGGTTTGagaatcaatattttgaatttcggGCGGCGCTTCTGGCAAATCTTCCAGTCCCACCTCGACTTGTGTCGAATGCGGATCACACTTTGGCACGGAATAACACGACTTTGGGAATGCATAGTGGGGTGCGACTGCCACAGATTTCAATTCCGAGTTTTGATGGAGATTACCGGAACTGGTTGACTTTCAAGGCCACTTTTGAGTCACTCATTCATGAGGCGGATGAATTGAGTGAGGTTCAAAAATTTCACTACCTTAAATCGGCGTTGAAGGGTGAGGCGGCAAAACTTATTGAATCTCTGACCGTCACTAACGAGAACTATCTGATTGCATGGGAAACGATTTCGAAAAGGTACTCGAACGAGAAGTTGCTGAAGAAGCGTCATCTACAGGCGTTGATGGAATATCCGCGAATCGACAAACCAACAGCTTCAGCTATTCACGGTTTGGTTGATGAATTTGAGCAGAGGTTAAAAATTCTGCAGCAGCTAGGCGAAAAGGTCGACGACTGGGGGGCGATGATAGTTTTCTGGATGTGCAACAAGTTGGATGTGAGTACGCTTCAATTATGGGAGGATCATTCTGCCCCGTTGGAGAACCCGTCGTTTAAAGATTTGGTTAATTTTCTAGAGAGAAGAACACGTGTGCTAGAAGCAGTATCATCCAACTCTTCTGATTTCTCTTCAGTTCAGCAGCGGTCGAATTTTAAGCGGAATCCAGTTGGAGTCCATGTTGGTGCGGAAGATGCTAAGCAACAGTTGAATTGCGTTTGCTGTGGACAATCGCATTACATGTCGCAATGCGAAAGATTCATCAAAATGTCGTTGAAGGAGAAGCTGGATTTCATTAACACCAAGCGGCTCTGTAGTAGCTGCCTCAAAAGTGGACATTGGGCACGGAATTGTAATTCAAAGTTTCGGTGCAGAACTTGCAATCAAAAGCACCACTCTTTCATTCACCCTGGTTTTGCAAATGTCGAGGAAAGGTCTACGGTGAACAGTGCAATGGCTCCTTGTTCCAGTCACTCCCTTGAGAATGATCAGACAAACGTGGAGAATCCAGTTGAAGCGGAAGAACAGGTTGGTTCATTCAGCGCTGGGGTAAAAGCAGGCTCTTCTTGTGTATTTTTGTCAACGGTTATGCTAACGGTGAAGGATTACAACGGAGCCAAGCACATGGTTAGAGCCCTATTGGATAACGGCTCTCAAGCGAACATTATTAGTGAAAGGTtatgtcaaattttaaaattgaaacgaaGGGCGATAAATGTTCCGATTTGTGGAGTTGGGCAAGCTGAAACAAGGGCGCGACATTCGGTTAGAGCAACGATTGGTTCTCGGGTAAAAGATTTTTCGATTGGCATGGATTTCTTGGTTTTGCAGCGGGTGACTACAAATTTACCTTCACGTACGGTACCAGTTGAACATTGGAAAATACCAGAGAGATACAATCTTGCAGATCCGGAGTTTAACGTTAGTCATCGAATCGATTTGTTGGTTGGCGCAGAGAACTTTTATGACCTTTTATACCAGAATGAGTTGAAGCGAGTTTCTCTGGGTCCTGGGTTGCCTTTCTTGGTGGATACAGTGTTCGGGTGGGTGGTCTCTGGAAAAGCAATGGTTCCATCCGAAACACCAATCGCTTGCAACGTGGCTGTGGCTTCCGATGGCTTAGAACGTCAGCTCGAACGATTCTGGATAGTGGAAAGTAACGATGAGAAACCCGTGTGGACTTTGGAGGAAATAAATACCGAAGAAAATTTCGTAAAACACCATTCTCGAGATCCATCCGGAAGATATATTGTACGATTGCCCAAACACTTGAATTTTGAACGTATGCTTGGAAGGTCTGAAGTTTCGGCTTTGGAAAGATTCCGTAAATTAGAAAGGCGTTTGGCACATGATTTGGAATTGAAACGACAATATCATGAATTTATGAAGGAGTATTTAGAGCTGAAACACATGCGCAAGGTTCCGGAAGATGAATTGGCGACTATAAGCAGTGGAAATAATAAACGGAAAGTTTATTACTTACCCCACCACCCGGTCGTCAAGGAATCCAGCACGACAACAAAGGTGCGTGTAGTTTTTGATGGCTCTGCGCGCACGGATAGCGGATATTCACTTAATGATTGCCTGATGAAGGGCCCAATTATTCAGGAGGATCTTCTCAGCCTCTTACTCCGATTTCGGAAACATGAAATCGCGCTAGTAGGAGATGTGGAGAAGATGTACAGGCAGGTGATTCTTCACAGTGATGATACTCCGCTGCAACGAATCTTCTGGAGATTTTCAGAAACTGAACCCATCGACGTTTACGAATTACTAACCGTGACCTACGGGTTAACACCATCGTCATTCCTAGCAACAAGATGTCTAACTCAGCTGGCCGCAGATGTAGGATCCCGCTACACGAGAGCCTCGAAAGCTCTAGTAAGCGATTTTTACGTGGATGATtgtatctctggagccactacaaTTGATGAGGCAATTCTACTTCGAGACGAACTGGTTGCAGCAATGAAAGAAGGTGGATTTTCCCTTAGAAAAATCTGTTCAAATCGACCCGAAGTTTTAGCTGATCTACCCGAAGACCAACTAGGAACCAATCTGACGATCACATTTGATTTCAGTCCCGGAGAAGAAGTAAAAACATTAGGAATCACTTGGGATCCTAACGCTGATGATTTACGTTTTCTGCACAATATTTCCTCTGAACACATTACGTGGACTAGAAGGCATATTCTTTcggcaatcgcaaaactattTGACCCTCTCGGTCTTATTGCTCCAGTAGTTGTTTCGGCTAAAATTATTATGCAAGAATTGGCTCTACTGCAGACGAAATGGGACGAGCCTGTCCCCCAGACCATCGACCAAAAATGGAAGATTTATTATGATCAGATACCCAAACTTTCTGAATTAAGAATCAGCAGATTTGCATTTACTTCCGGATATACAGACGTTCAACTCCACTGTTTTTCTGATGCGTCAGAACGCGCATACGGCGCATGTATTTACGTACGTTCTACCGACGCACATGGTGCGGTACGCGTAGAAATACTTTCGGCTAAATCACGTGTTGCTCCTCTAAAGCGCTTAACCTTGCCGAGGCTAGAACTGTGTGCTGCTAAGGAAGCTGCGAATCTTTATTCTCGAGTTGTTAAAGCGCTATCTCTCGACAGTGTCGAGGCTCACTTTTGGTCAGACTCGACGGTTGTGCTTCACTGGTTGAAGGCACAGCCCAACACTTGGAATACTTTTGTGGCGAATCGTGTTTCATCCATTCAAACTCGAACCTACGGACATCGATGGCATCACATCGCCGGCAAGGAAAATCCTGCCGATTTGGTTTCTCGCGGACTTCCGGTTGGAGATTTTCTCGAAAGCGAATTGTGGAGAGTGGGTCCAAAATGGTTACAGGAAGCAGAAGATGTTTGGCCAACGGCAACGGAAGAAATTACAATCGGTGACGAGGATCTAGAAATGCGGAAAACGGTTTGTTCTGTTACTACAGCACCAGAACCCCATCGCCTCTTTTTGCTGAGTTCATCGTTCACAACTTCGATCAGAATTGTTGCATTTTGTTTAAGATTTGTCCACTACTTCAAACACCGTAACCAACAAGAGAGCACCCTTTTGCTGACGGCAGAAGAATTCCGTAAAGCTAAAATTGCGTTGACCAGGTTAGCTCAATCGGAGATTTACGCTGAGGAGATGAAGCAACTACGCAAAAATCATCAGGTGTCCAGCAACTCGCCGCTAAAGTTATTGAACCCATTTTTGGATCAAGAAGGAGTCATTCGCGTAGGTGGTCGTTTACGCAACTCCCTTGAGCAGTACGATGTCAAGCATCCAGCTGTAATTCCCCCCTCACATCCATTCACCAACATGGCCATTGACTATTTTCACCAGAAGACGATTCACGGTAGTCATAAGTTGACTCTTTCTGCCTTGCGTCAGGAATTTTGGCCTATACACGGAAAAAGAGCAGTAAAACAAGTCCTACGGAAATGCCACTTCTGTTTTCGTGTGAATCCCAAACCGTACCAGCAGCCAATGGGTCAGCTACCCTCCACCAGAGTCCGCCCTAGTAGACCATTTCACATTACCGGTGTTGATTATTGCGGCCCGTTCTATTTGAAACCACCACACAGACGAGCGTCGCCCCCGAAATGTTTTATTGCTGTTTTCATCTGCTTCTCCACGAAGGCACTCCACCTCGAGCTCGTTGGAGACCTCACCACCAGCAGCTTTATCTCCGCTCTAAGAAGATTCGTTGGATATCATGGTGTGCCAGCCGAAATTCATTCAGATAACGCCAAAAACTTCGTTGGAGCTAAGCACGAGCTTAGGAAACTTTATGACATCCTCCATCAGCGCCAAAGTCACGAAGCCATCGCCAATGAACTTTCGCAGCAGAGCATTGAATGGCGTTTCATTCCTCCCAGAGCTCCCAACTTCGGTGGACTATGGGAGGCCGCAGTGCGCAATGTAAAAacgtcattaaaaaaatcaatcggctTGCACCAACTGTCGCACGAAGACTTCCATACCCTACTGGTGCAAATTACCTCTGCCCTTAATTCTCGACCATTATCCCCCCTCAGCGATGACCCGTCAGACGTAGACGCTCTTACTCCCTCTCATTTTTTAATTGGATGCCCCATGACCGACCTGCCAGACAAAGATTTTCGAAGTGTTCCCACAAACCGCCTAACCCACTACCAGCAGCGTCAACAGCTGTTCCAGCACTACTGGCAACGATGGAGTCGCGAGTACCTCACCGAGCTTCAAACGTCCAGCGCATCGTGTCGTCGGAGCTCTATTCGTGTCGGGAGCATCGTCGTGCTACGAGAGGACAACACTCCGCCACTTTGCTGGCCCCTGGCCCGGATCATCGCAGTGCACCCAGGACAGGACAATGTCGTCAGAGTGGTAACCATCAAAACCGCTACAGGAGTTTACAAACGATCGGTGTATCGACTGTGTCCCTTACCGTCTGAAGAAGTTGATACGAATGATAAAATATTAGATGTTAATGTAGCTTAA